The sequence below is a genomic window from Ipomoea triloba cultivar NCNSP0323 chromosome 10, ASM357664v1.
TTTGACTCATGACATAATATATCATTACCTGATCAATCTTGTGCCCGGATGCGTGGATGTCCTTTATAACATCATTAATTAAGTTTATGTTGCCGAATTTAAAAAATGCGTTTGCAAACCTTTTGATGGTGAAGTGGGAAATTGATCTTGCATTTTCCTGAACAATTGACGGGACAAGAAGAATTGTTATTTAGAACTTAGAAGAGAGCAAAAGTACAGATTATCAATAATTGAGCATCTTTTACCTTAAAGACCACATACGCCTCTTTGAGAAGTCGACCTTTAATTAAAATGCTCAAAATCTGCTGATGAAGGGACTTGGAAATGGTTCTGTTTCTGTATCTAAGCATATTATATACCGTGAACGCCTCTGAATGTGCCCCCGTTTTACCAAGATGATGAATTAAAAAAACGCATGTTCCCTAAAAGAGGAGTATAAGAAAATCAATTGCTTATGCAAAGCCAAACATATTCCCAAATATCTTACCATTAATCATGACATAGGAAAGAAAGAAACTTCTAAAATGTCAAAATGTCGTTCAGGACAGCATAAATGACTTTTAAGACACTCTACCTCGTCCAGTTGGGTGTGACCTCCTCTGTACATGTCCCGCATGGTACGAAAAGCAAGCAAATGGAGGTTCTCTTTACAGAAATACTTTACTAGAATATCAAAGGTATTTCGATCAGGATTAATTGCTAATTCATCcattttcttcatcattttcatcACATTATCCATTTCTCCAGCCATGCAGTAGGCACAGAGCATTGCGTTCAAACTAATCACATCATATTTGTCAAATTTGCCTTCAAATTCACTGGCTAACTGTTTTGCATCTTCAATAAGCCCAGAACGGCAGAATGCTGAAATCATGATACTGTAGGAGTAGCCAGCTACAGAAACGGaacaataataaatgaataactaCCGGTTAGAAAACCTAAAAGCAAGCACATTAAGCATGCAGTCCCAGAACGTAGCCGAGATTATGAAGGGGATTTTGGACAGAGTTAAGAACATGCCAACCAAAGAACAGATATAGTGTTCTAAAGCCAAAGTCTTAATTAAGATCTGATTTAAGGACATCGAATGCAAAACTTATCATTCATACACACCTAAATGATGTCAAACAAATGTAATCTagaagtaaataaattaaatgaggCATACCACTTttcacttcttttcttttcatttcatcCAATATTAATTTAGCTTCAGGTATCTGTCCTGCCTTCACTAGGCCGTCCATCAGGATACAGAATGGCATCTGCAATAAATTGGCATATATAAGCCGCTGAACCTATAGAATTAAAAGCATAAAGACAAAATGATAGCTAGAAAGCCATAATGAAGTGTGTACTATTCGGAAGATGTGGAATTTCATAAGCATTTAACGCAATGGGAAATTGTTTTAAGGATCTTTAGACTAGTTCAATTATAATTGGGAAAGCTAACAATACTATTTGAAACTTCAGATATATAAATCTATATAAACAAACATGTATTGCTCATGCATGATGTATTTGTGCACAGCACAACCTAATACTAAACTAAAACACATACATGAGTTCAACTTCCAAAACAGTTACAAATATAATATGCTAATTCAGAAATCAGGGAACTTTAAGATCCACGAGCTAGTGTACCTCATCATCAACAAGACCTAGAGCTTCCAGCTCCTTTAGTAGTTCCTTTGACTTATCAAACAAACCTCCTTTAACATATACCTTCAGCAAAGTAACATAAATTACCTGCAAGAATAGGTGATAAAAGCGTGATTAGCATTTGAAGAAAAACTTACTCATATACGGATCGATGattgaaattgaataataagAAGGAATAAAAAGCAAAAGTTTTAGGATCCATTTACTGGTAGTGGAAAAACTAAAGAGGATAAAGAATCAGAGATGGTCAATTTGAGGATTTATTTAGGACCATTCATGTAAAAATCCATTGAACTTCCAAAGTGAGAATactaattgatgaaatttggaTTCTTGAAGGTTATAACAAACAATATACTTCTGGTACATGCAATATTAATAAAGCCTGACCAGAATGACACTACATTAATAAAACCTACTGGTTGATCAAACCTGAAGAGTGATACAGACCTTATTTAGTTCTAAACCTACAGATTTCATCTCTTCAATTAACATCTCAGCCTTCTCATAGTTTCCATCACCGGAGAAAGCATTGAGCAAAGAACTATAGTGGAAGACATTTGGAGAATAGCcttctttcttcatttgttcAAAGTATTTTTCTGCTTCACTGGACTGATTATGTGAAGCACAAACAGAAAGAACCGTCCCATAAATTATACAATCCATTTGCAGTCCCTTATACTTCATCTCTTCAACCAACTCTAATGCTTTAGAGTAGCCATTTTCTACTTTGGCACATCCTGCAAGAAGCTATAATAAAGAGTTAACATGAAGGTCAAAACTTTAAGCTTTTAAAAGTTAGTGTTAGGGCACTGGATGGAAAAGTAATTACTGTAAAAACTTTTGCGTGTTGTAATTACCTGCTATGCTTCTTATTTAAGAATGCATTTATGTGAAGTTTTTGAGcattgaaaaaaatcaaaataaatacaGGCTTGACCAAGGTTACCAGAACCATTGAGACTGTTAGGAAGTTTGCTTTGAGAACATACCGTAGTATATGTTACAACATCTGGTACTAAACCCTCCTGCTTCATTTGAGTAAACAGATTGAAACTACTCTTTGGTTTGCCATTTTTTATCAGACAACCAAGAATAGAGTTGCAAACAGAGACATTATTCCTTGTTTCCTTATCTTTAATACTTTTGTAAATTTCTAGTGCCTCAATATAGCTTAGGCTATTCCCCATGAATTTTATGTAGCCACTGTAAGAGGCAACATTAGTCCTCCTGTTCTGCTGCATCCATTTGAAAACCTGCAATCATTATGAGATGGATATAGTTGCTGATAGATATTTCAAACTTTACCAAAATTAGTGACAAATTCGATCTAGTACTTACATAAGGTTCAAGAAACTCAAGGGCATCATTACAAGCATAGTAAGAAATGTAGGGAAGTAACAAAACCTGAGATAACTCCTGCTTTCGATTTAGCTTCCCAAAATGGCGCAAAACCACATTGATATCCGAAGCTTTCAATATCTCTCCATACCTAAAACCAGGTAAAAACCATCACagaatttcttttttctccagaaaaaaatataaaaattcaaacgAAAACAGTTCGAACCTTGAAAGAGCAGAGCTCAGGTCAGATGATCCTTGGATTTCAGTAATTGCAGACCTTTTTGCACTCGAAGAAGCGGAGAGGCGATTTGCGGaatctttcgagacgttcttcgGCACATTTTGAAGGTCAATTGGCTTTGGCGTGGGAGTGATAGAGGAAGTGATTGTTGAGGAGGTGCGTGCAGCTGCGAGTTTAGGCCTGCTGGATAAAAATGGGAGCGGGTGGGGGATGATAGTGTGGAAACCGTTTCCGAAAACGGAGGAAACCTCCATAGCTTTGGCGCCTTGAAGCTCGAATGCGTCCTCGCGTCCGGGAGCTACCGGAGACAGTTTTGTTCGAGccggaaaaaaataaaatgtgacGGAGTAGCCGCGATGATAGATAATTTCACTTGGACCTTTCAAAGTTTGATAATTGCAAAGAAGACCtctgtacttttttttttttaaggaaaccATAAGGAATGAAAACGTTTCAAATTAAGACGGATAATTTGTTACCTGAGCAAAAGAATGGGATAACAAATCTGATAGTCTAAGTTGATGTATGTGTTTAGTTAAGAAGGAATGAAAAAGTTCCAAAAAGTTGTTGCTTACTTGTTTATGTTATAATtgttattttgtaaaaaaatgttataattgttattttatttactttaataTCCTCAACGTACATCATGTATAAGTTAAAAATGCTTTATTTTAATTCCTTTGTCCACCGAATTTAAATTGTCATCTTCTATGTaaaaatgtgatattttatttttttaaattgtgtgTGTGTTACCGTGTGGTTGGCATTCTCATGTGCGGTTCTGCGAATgct
It includes:
- the LOC116032385 gene encoding pentatricopeptide repeat-containing protein At1g10910, chloroplastic, giving the protein MEVSSVFGNGFHTIIPHPLPFLSSRPKLAAARTSSTITSSITPTPKPIDLQNVPKNVSKDSANRLSASSSAKRSAITEIQGSSDLSSALSRYGEILKASDINVVLRHFGKLNRKQELSQVFKWMQQNRRTNVASYSGYIKFMGNSLSYIEALEIYKSIKDKETRNNVSVCNSILGCLIKNGKPKSSFNLFTQMKQEGLVPDVVTYTTLLAGCAKVENGYSKALELVEEMKYKGLQMDCIIYGTVLSVCASHNQSSEAEKYFEQMKKEGYSPNVFHYSSLLNAFSGDGNYEKAEMLIEEMKSVGLELNKVIYVTLLKVYVKGGLFDKSKELLKELEALGLVDDEMPFCILMDGLVKAGQIPEAKLILDEMKRKEVKSAGYSYSIMISAFCRSGLIEDAKQLASEFEGKFDKYDVISLNAMLCAYCMAGEMDNVMKMMKKMDELAINPDRNTFDILVKYFCKENLHLLAFRTMRDMYRGGHTQLDEGTCVFLIHHLGKTGAHSEAFTVYNMLRYRNRTISKSLHQQILSILIKGRLLKEAYVVFKENARSISHFTIKRFANAFFKFGNINLINDVIKDIHASGHKIDQKLLYKAASRYIKQSEKKEMLLQMLQWMLSHGYVIDSSIKDLVRENSHLFGEQLGTELLSNAFQAASRVQIL